The Thiobacillus sp. genome contains the following window.
CATCGCTCCCTGGGCAAGAACTGCCCGCGCCACTTCAGGGAACCGGGTCAGCACCCGGTGCCTCCCCGTCTCCCTCCATATCCGGGGGAAGGACGATGGGCCTGGCCATGACCGTCTTTTCCATGAGCACCATGCCCGAGTGGGGCTGGTTCACCCCGGTGGCGAAGTACAGGAACTCGAAGATCTCGTCCGCCCGTTCCTCCGGCACCAGCACGGTAGCGATCTCCCGCTCGATGTAGTGGAAGGATTCCCGTCCCTTGCGGGTGCTGATGCCACCGCCCCGGGCATGGTGGTGAAACACGTCGGCGATGCCCTTTTCCTGGCGCAGCCGCTCCAGGGCCTCGACGGCGCGGCCTGAGGGCAGGAGGCAGTGGATGACCTTGTAGCGAGGTATGGACATGGTCAGCCGTTCAGTGGGCGAAGCGCTCGATGATCTCGGCCGGCACGTAGGTGGCCATCTTTTCCAGGGGGGTCATGTAGATCATGCCCATGCCCGGCGTATCCAGCTGGGCGGCAGTGAATATCTTGTCGAAGATGCGGTCAGCCTGGTCCGAAGCGGCGACGATGTAAATCACCTCCTTCTCGGCGGACAGGGTCACCCCCAGGATGCCCAGGTGCTTCTGCCGCACCCCCGTGCCCTTGGCGTAGAAGATGGTGGCCCCCTGGGCCCCGGCCCGGCGGGCGGCCTGCACCGCCGCCTCCGCCGCCCCCCGCTGCACGATGCAGGTGATGAGCACGGCGTCGGTGAGGACGATGAGCTCCTCAGTGCCTTCCTTGGTGGTCTTCATGCCACTCTCCCGAAATCGAATCGATACAACCATTCCCGGATCTGTACCCACAGGCTTACCACCAGCACGCTGATGATGGGCCCCACCGAGGCCATGGCCAGGATGCCGAAGCCTTCCTGGGCCTCCACCGCCCGGCCCAGGCCCAGGCCCATGGCCAGCACCAGGGGCACGGTCACCGGCCCCGTGGTGACGCCCGCGCTGTCCCAGGCCAGGTTCACATATTCCTCGCTGGCGAACAGGGTCAGCACCAGGGCCAGGCCGTAAGCTGGCAGCAGTAGCCAGGCCAGGGGCACGCCGAAGATGATCTTCACCACCCCCAGCAGGGTGCCCAGTCCCACCCCGGCAGCCACGGCGTGGATCAGGGTGCGCTTGCGCAGGGCACCGTCCGTCAGGTTCTGCACCGTGGTGCCCAGGGCGCTCAAGGCGGGCTCCGCCATGGTGGCGCCGAAGCCCAGGCAGGCGGCGAACAGCAGGGCCAGGGCCAGGCCCACCCAATAGGGGTAAAGGGCGCCGTCCGCCTGGAAGGCCGAGGAGAGCTGGTCCCCCACCTGCACCCCCAGGGGGCTCAGGCCCTCGGAAAGTCCGATGTTGAAGCCCATCATGCCCAGCACGCAGAGGAAGATGCCATAGAGGATGAGGTTGGCATGCTGGACGCGCTCCCGGAGCCAGAAGCGCTGCACCAGCCACA
Protein-coding sequences here:
- a CDS encoding P-II family nitrogen regulator, whose amino-acid sequence is MKTTKEGTEELIVLTDAVLITCIVQRGAAEAAVQAARRAGAQGATIFYAKGTGVRQKHLGILGVTLSAEKEVIYIVAASDQADRIFDKIFTAAQLDTPGMGMIYMTPLEKMATYVPAEIIERFAH